The following coding sequences are from one Sphingobium sp. Cam5-1 window:
- a CDS encoding SEL1-like repeat protein produces MANSLKTAQFLMESRLPVAGWESAEACFDLGVAYSCGTGGKSVDLIEAHKWFNLAALRGNEEGQAMRAEIAEEMTAREIAEAQRQARAWIAANQLRAA; encoded by the coding sequence GTGGCAAACAGTCTGAAAACTGCTCAGTTTCTGATGGAAAGCCGCCTGCCAGTGGCGGGCTGGGAATCGGCGGAGGCCTGTTTCGATCTGGGCGTCGCCTATAGCTGCGGAACGGGTGGCAAGTCGGTCGATCTGATCGAAGCGCATAAATGGTTCAACCTCGCCGCGCTGCGTGGCAATGAGGAAGGGCAGGCGATGCGCGCCGAGATCGCCGAAGAAATGACGGCCCGCGAAATCGCCGAGGCGCAGCGTCAGGCGCGCGCCTGGATTGCCGCAAACCAACTGCGCGCCGCCTGA
- the pgeF gene encoding peptidoglycan editing factor PgeF: MIELLRAASLHDVPHGFAGRRGGVSAGVHAGLNVGLGSMDEREAILRNRDLARDALLPGAALVTVRQVHSPDVVTITGAIDEADRPAADAMVTDRPGLILGILTADCVPVLLADPEAGVVGAAHAGWKGAISGVTDSTLGAMEKLGARRERISAAIGPCISRASYEVTVDFARNFEEEDVENGRFFSAGREGHCQFDIAAYVAARLAQAGIGRVEMMDEDTYCQPDRFFSYRRSCHLGEPSYGRQISMIAVG, encoded by the coding sequence ATGATCGAACTGCTGCGCGCCGCCAGCCTGCACGATGTGCCGCATGGCTTTGCCGGACGTCGTGGCGGTGTATCGGCCGGGGTGCATGCTGGCTTGAACGTGGGCCTGGGTTCCATGGATGAGCGAGAGGCGATCCTGCGCAACCGCGACCTGGCGAGGGATGCGCTGCTGCCCGGCGCGGCATTGGTCACGGTACGGCAGGTTCATTCGCCGGACGTGGTGACCATCACCGGCGCAATAGATGAGGCGGATCGCCCAGCAGCCGATGCCATGGTGACGGATCGCCCCGGCCTTATCCTCGGCATATTGACGGCCGATTGCGTGCCGGTGCTGCTCGCGGACCCCGAAGCCGGGGTGGTGGGCGCGGCGCATGCGGGTTGGAAGGGCGCCATATCGGGAGTGACGGATAGCACGCTGGGGGCGATGGAAAAACTGGGCGCCCGGCGTGAGCGAATTAGCGCCGCGATCGGCCCCTGTATCAGTCGCGCTTCTTATGAGGTCACGGTCGATTTCGCCCGCAATTTCGAGGAAGAGGATGTGGAAAATGGCCGCTTCTTCTCCGCAGGGCGCGAAGGTCATTGCCAGTTCGACATTGCGGCCTATGTCGCGGCGCGTCTGGCTCAGGCGGGGATCGGCCGGGTGGAGATGATGGATGAGGACACCTATTGCCAGCCCGATCGTTTCTTCAGCTATCGCCGTTCGTGTCATCTGGGGGAGCCAAGTTATGGACGGCAGATTTCCATGATTGCCGTCGGCTGA
- a CDS encoding DUF3572 family protein — MRSDSPDSKQLGPADGEEALTLALMALAWTLGDEQRADRLLALTGLDADALRAGVNNPSVLRAVLDFLADHEPDLIACAEALDTKAEALIAARRALGR; from the coding sequence ATGCGTTCCGACAGCCCCGATAGCAAGCAACTTGGCCCGGCCGATGGCGAAGAAGCCCTGACGCTGGCCCTGATGGCGCTTGCCTGGACCCTGGGCGATGAGCAGCGGGCGGATCGGCTGCTGGCGCTCACTGGACTGGACGCGGACGCGTTGCGCGCTGGCGTGAATAATCCTTCGGTCCTGCGGGCGGTGCTGGATTTTCTGGCCGATCATGAGCCGGATTTGATCGCCTGTGCCGAGGCGCTTGATACCAAGGCAGAGGCGCTGATCGCGGCGCGGCGGGCGCTGGGCCGATGA
- a CDS encoding RidA family protein: MSVEARLAELGITLPEAAAPVAAYVAAVEANGLLHISGQISLSEGQLMTGRLGEDRDLDYGVKAARACGLNLIAQIKAALGSLDRVERIVKLGAFISSAPSFTDQPKVANGASELMVEVFGEAGKHARSAVGVPVLPLGAVVEIDAVVLVRPAA, translated from the coding sequence ATGAGCGTTGAAGCCCGCCTTGCCGAACTTGGCATCACCCTGCCCGAAGCCGCCGCACCGGTGGCCGCCTATGTCGCAGCAGTGGAAGCCAATGGCCTGCTGCATATTTCCGGCCAGATTTCGCTTTCCGAAGGACAGTTGATGACGGGCCGTCTCGGCGAAGACCGCGACCTTGATTATGGCGTCAAGGCGGCGCGGGCATGCGGCCTCAACCTCATTGCACAGATTAAGGCGGCGCTTGGCAGCCTGGACCGGGTTGAGCGGATCGTGAAGCTGGGCGCTTTCATTAGCAGCGCCCCGAGCTTCACCGATCAACCCAAGGTGGCCAATGGCGCGTCGGAACTGATGGTCGAGGTTTTCGGCGAGGCAGGCAAGCACGCCCGCAGCGCGGTGGGCGTGCCGGTGCTGCCGTTGGGCGCCGTGGTTGAGATCGACGCGGTCGTCCTTGTCCGGCCTGCGGCCTGA
- a CDS encoding amino acid permease produces MIFGRIKPLDAILATAEKKSLVRTLGPIQLTLLGVGAIIGTGIFVLTAAAAQKAGPGMMWSFVIAGAVCAFAALCYSELASMVPVSGSAYTYTYAVVGELLAWMVGWALILEYAVAASAVSVGWSGYFMGLMKSMTGLELPHALSAGPAWSFNGFIPHADFSHGVINIPAIVVALAVTTLLVIGTTESARVNAVLVAVKVAALTAFIALTLPALDKGNFSPFTPNGWFGPQGTSGMGVVGAAASIFFAYVGFDAVSTAAEETKNPQRNVPIGLIGSLAICTVFYLLVAAGAIGAIGAQPVLGLDGSIVAPGSVGFAQACATAAHAGDLVCSNEALAHVLRSINWTVVGNALGLAANLALPSVILMMMFGQTRIFFVMARDGLLPEKLASIHPRFKTPHIVTMVTGVFVAIAAALLPVGQLADISNSGTLFAFFMVAIAVLVLRVRDPNRPRPFRTPAIWFFAPMAAFGCLFLFFNLPVDAQLVLPVWGGVGLLLYFLYGYRKSHVARGLVETHEQDADVPPMPVPPMPGAHTPGGRDA; encoded by the coding sequence ATGATCTTCGGGCGCATCAAGCCATTGGACGCCATATTGGCGACTGCGGAAAAAAAGTCGCTCGTTCGGACATTGGGGCCGATACAGCTCACGCTTCTGGGTGTCGGTGCCATCATAGGGACCGGCATTTTCGTACTGACCGCCGCCGCCGCGCAAAAGGCCGGGCCGGGCATGATGTGGAGCTTCGTCATCGCCGGGGCAGTCTGCGCTTTTGCGGCGCTTTGCTATTCGGAACTGGCCTCGATGGTGCCGGTGTCGGGTTCAGCCTATACCTATACCTATGCGGTGGTGGGCGAATTGCTGGCCTGGATGGTGGGTTGGGCGCTGATCCTGGAATATGCTGTGGCCGCCAGTGCCGTTTCGGTGGGCTGGTCCGGCTATTTCATGGGCTTGATGAAAAGCATGACTGGGCTGGAGCTACCCCACGCCCTGTCAGCAGGGCCGGCCTGGAGCTTCAACGGTTTCATCCCGCATGCCGATTTTTCGCATGGCGTCATCAATATTCCGGCCATCGTCGTCGCGCTGGCAGTGACCACCTTGCTCGTCATCGGCACGACGGAAAGCGCGCGGGTCAACGCGGTACTGGTCGCGGTCAAGGTCGCGGCGCTGACCGCCTTTATCGCGTTGACACTGCCCGCGCTGGACAAGGGCAATTTCTCCCCCTTCACGCCCAATGGATGGTTCGGACCTCAGGGCACGAGCGGGATGGGCGTTGTTGGGGCGGCGGCCTCCATCTTCTTCGCCTATGTGGGCTTTGATGCTGTTTCGACCGCAGCGGAGGAGACCAAGAATCCGCAGCGTAATGTACCGATCGGCCTCATCGGCAGCCTGGCGATTTGCACCGTCTTCTATCTGCTGGTCGCTGCGGGCGCGATTGGCGCGATTGGCGCCCAGCCGGTCCTTGGTCTGGACGGTTCGATCGTCGCACCTGGATCGGTCGGTTTCGCTCAAGCCTGCGCGACCGCAGCCCATGCGGGGGATCTGGTCTGCTCGAATGAAGCGCTCGCCCATGTTCTGCGCTCGATCAACTGGACCGTGGTCGGAAACGCGCTGGGTCTTGCGGCCAATCTGGCGCTCCCGTCGGTCATCCTGATGATGATGTTCGGTCAGACCCGCATCTTTTTCGTGATGGCGCGCGACGGGCTGCTGCCGGAAAAGCTTGCCAGCATCCATCCACGTTTCAAGACGCCGCACATCGTAACCATGGTGACGGGCGTCTTTGTCGCCATCGCCGCGGCGCTGCTGCCGGTGGGCCAGCTGGCTGACATTTCCAATTCCGGCACGCTCTTCGCCTTCTTCATGGTGGCGATCGCCGTGCTGGTGCTGCGCGTGCGTGATCCCAATCGCCCTCGTCCCTTCAGAACCCCCGCCATCTGGTTCTTCGCGCCAATGGCGGCCTTCGGTTGCCTCTTCCTCTTCTTCAACCTGCCCGTGGATGCGCAACTCGTGCTTCCGGTCTGGGGCGGAGTGGGGCTGCTGCTCTATTTCCTATATGGCTATCGTAAGAGTCATGTTGCGCGCGGCCTCGTCGAAACGCATGAGCAGGATGCCGATGTCCCGCCGATGCCGGTGCCACCGATGCCCGGTGCGCATACGCCGGGCGGGCGCGACGCCTGA
- a CDS encoding oxidoreductase produces the protein MGFTNEQVPDQHGRTILVTGANTGIGFETAKLLAAKGAQVLLGCRDAARGADAMAQIAAATPGAKLDLILLDQADLESVRTAAERVASEPRLDVLINNAGVMIPPLIRTAQGFELQFGVNHLGTFALTALLLPKLAETAGSRVVVTSSLAHRQGRMLWDDWNAEKSYRPNVYYAQSKLANLLFALELDRRLRAAASPVSAIGCHPGVSLTELMRHLPRWTKPLLPVVRPLFNPVAAAAWPTLQAATDPNAKGGDYFGPQGGWEMRGESGPALIDKRASGTEDARRLWDLSIELTGIDPGLPPG, from the coding sequence ATGGGGTTCACCAATGAGCAGGTGCCGGATCAGCACGGCCGCACGATCCTGGTCACCGGCGCTAACACCGGTATCGGCTTCGAGACCGCCAAGCTTCTGGCAGCAAAAGGCGCGCAGGTGCTGCTCGGCTGTCGCGACGCAGCTAGAGGCGCCGATGCAATGGCGCAGATTGCGGCCGCAACTCCCGGCGCGAAACTTGATCTCATCCTACTCGATCAGGCAGATCTGGAAAGCGTCCGAACCGCAGCCGAAAGGGTTGCCAGCGAACCCAGGCTCGACGTCCTGATCAACAATGCGGGCGTGATGATACCGCCCCTTATCCGTACAGCCCAAGGGTTCGAGCTTCAATTTGGCGTGAACCATTTGGGGACCTTCGCGCTGACGGCGCTTTTATTGCCGAAGCTCGCCGAAACCGCCGGTTCGCGGGTGGTCGTTACGTCCAGCCTGGCACATCGTCAGGGGCGCATGCTGTGGGACGATTGGAACGCCGAGAAAAGCTACCGTCCCAACGTCTATTATGCCCAAAGCAAGCTGGCCAACCTGCTGTTCGCCCTTGAACTCGACCGAAGGCTACGGGCTGCGGCATCTCCGGTGAGCGCCATCGGCTGCCATCCCGGTGTTTCCCTGACCGAACTCATGCGCCATCTTCCCCGATGGACAAAACCGTTGCTGCCTGTTGTGCGGCCTCTTTTCAATCCGGTGGCGGCGGCAGCGTGGCCGACTCTTCAGGCTGCTACCGATCCGAATGCAAAGGGTGGCGATTATTTCGGACCCCAGGGGGGATGGGAAATGCGCGGCGAGTCAGGACCTGCGCTGATCGACAAGCGCGCCAGCGGCACTGAGGATGCCCGGCGGCTTTGGGATCTTTCGATTGAGCTGACGGGGATCGATCCGGGACTGCCACCTGGCTGA
- a CDS encoding response regulator, which yields MAKRVLVVEDNELNLKLFCDLLRAHGHEVLPLRDGRDVVSQALEFRPDLVITDIHLPHVSGLDLIVSLKRDPRLASVPIMAVTAYAGKGDEDRIRGAGAQAYVSKPISVLRFVEQVNALL from the coding sequence GTGGCAAAGCGCGTGCTCGTTGTCGAGGACAACGAACTCAATCTCAAACTTTTTTGCGACCTTCTGCGCGCGCATGGCCATGAAGTGCTGCCATTGCGGGATGGGCGCGACGTCGTTTCGCAAGCGCTGGAGTTCCGCCCGGATCTGGTGATCACCGACATTCACCTGCCCCATGTCAGCGGCCTCGACCTGATCGTCTCGCTGAAGCGCGATCCGCGTTTGGCATCCGTCCCGATCATGGCCGTGACCGCCTATGCCGGAAAGGGCGACGAAGACCGGATTCGCGGCGCGGGCGCGCAGGCCTATGTGTCGAAGCCCATTTCGGTGCTGCGCTTTGTCGAGCAGGTGAATGCCCTGCTGTGA
- a CDS encoding HAD family hydrolase: MNRPLIITDCDEVLLHMVVPFREWLDEHHDVHFDMRERGFAEALRHKDSGIPLERELVWQLLVGFFDTEMHRQMPIAGAVEAMGRLSRMADIVVLTNIGERHHQKRVEQLAAHGLDFPVHWNHGPKGAPLAAIVAERRPSAALFIDDLAEHHESVTEHAPGVWRLHMVGEPEISADVDAAPYAHARIDDWATAERWIADRLADGPAPLNMDNPDGVPNER; encoded by the coding sequence ATGAACCGTCCCCTGATCATCACGGATTGCGACGAGGTGTTGCTGCACATGGTCGTCCCGTTCCGCGAATGGCTGGACGAGCATCATGACGTCCATTTCGATATGCGCGAGCGTGGCTTTGCCGAGGCGCTGCGCCACAAGGACAGCGGCATCCCGCTGGAACGCGAACTGGTCTGGCAGCTGCTGGTGGGCTTTTTCGATACCGAGATGCATCGCCAGATGCCGATCGCCGGGGCGGTCGAAGCGATGGGCAGGCTGTCGCGCATGGCCGATATCGTCGTGCTCACCAATATCGGCGAGCGGCATCATCAGAAGCGTGTGGAGCAGCTGGCGGCGCATGGCCTCGATTTTCCGGTGCATTGGAACCATGGACCCAAGGGCGCGCCGCTGGCCGCGATCGTCGCCGAGCGGCGTCCGTCGGCCGCGCTGTTCATCGACGACCTGGCCGAGCATCATGAATCCGTAACCGAGCATGCGCCGGGCGTGTGGAGACTGCATATGGTGGGCGAACCTGAAATTTCAGCTGACGTCGATGCCGCCCCCTATGCCCACGCCCGGATAGACGACTGGGCAACGGCGGAGAGGTGGATCGCCGATCGGCTTGCCGACGGCCCCGCACCATTAAACATGGATAACCCAGATGGAGTCCCAAATGAGCGTTGA
- a CDS encoding multidrug effflux MFS transporter codes for MTNASPPVAIAQPKKDIGFREFVVLSACLMAMNALSTDPMLPALPAMGHDLGIANANDRQLIISVYFLGLGAGSLLFGILSDRFGRKPVMGGALAMFILSTIGCAVAHSFPLMLLGRVSAGFFAGASRVIAVGIIRDRFKGDAMARVMSLILAVFMLIPVMAPSFGQAILWFAPWRWIFWILAIQAAFILIWMVIRMPETLKPENRLRMNPSTIFRTMAVVLTNRSSAGYMLASGVVMSGLIGFILSVQQIFFDLFHAQSFFPIAFAIMAGSMGVGSLLNSRLVSRFGARRLSQGAVLSMIATSAIHLVVITSGLESMFTFMFFQSATMMAVAFTASNFGAISMEPFAKGAGAASSFQAFMTTALSSALGSVVGRAFNGTTIPLTIGMLVFGIAALLIVLFAERGKLFTRPHHAALREPEFDPVH; via the coding sequence ATGACCAATGCTTCTCCCCCGGTCGCCATCGCACAACCAAAGAAAGACATCGGCTTTCGCGAATTCGTGGTGCTGAGCGCTTGCCTGATGGCGATGAATGCGCTGTCGACCGATCCGATGTTGCCCGCGCTGCCCGCCATGGGGCACGATCTGGGGATCGCCAATGCCAATGACCGGCAGCTCATCATCAGCGTCTATTTCCTGGGATTGGGCGCTGGATCTCTGCTGTTCGGCATCCTGTCCGATCGGTTCGGGCGTAAACCCGTGATGGGCGGCGCATTGGCGATGTTCATCCTGTCCACCATAGGGTGCGCGGTGGCGCACAGCTTTCCCCTGATGCTGCTGGGCCGGGTGTCGGCAGGCTTCTTTGCCGGAGCGAGCCGGGTGATCGCCGTGGGCATCATTCGCGACCGGTTCAAGGGAGACGCCATGGCCAGGGTCATGTCGCTCATCCTCGCCGTATTCATGTTGATACCCGTGATGGCGCCCAGTTTTGGGCAGGCGATCCTGTGGTTCGCGCCATGGCGATGGATATTCTGGATTCTGGCTATTCAGGCGGCGTTTATCCTGATCTGGATGGTCATACGCATGCCCGAGACGCTGAAGCCGGAAAACAGGCTGCGGATGAACCCATCAACAATCTTTCGCACGATGGCGGTGGTACTCACCAATCGCAGTTCGGCAGGATATATGCTGGCGAGCGGCGTGGTGATGAGCGGGCTCATCGGCTTCATCCTGTCGGTGCAGCAGATTTTCTTCGACCTGTTTCATGCCCAGTCATTCTTCCCGATAGCTTTTGCGATCATGGCGGGCAGCATGGGGGTCGGCAGCCTGTTGAACAGCCGCCTCGTATCGCGATTCGGCGCCCGGCGGCTGAGCCAGGGTGCGGTTCTGTCCATGATTGCGACGAGCGCCATCCATCTTGTCGTGATTACATCCGGCCTGGAAAGCATGTTCACCTTCATGTTCTTCCAGTCGGCAACGATGATGGCCGTCGCTTTCACCGCGTCCAATTTCGGCGCGATTTCCATGGAGCCTTTCGCCAAGGGAGCGGGCGCGGCGTCTTCCTTTCAGGCGTTTATGACCACAGCGCTGTCCAGCGCCTTGGGCAGCGTGGTCGGGCGGGCGTTCAACGGGACGACCATCCCTCTGACGATCGGTATGCTGGTCTTCGGGATCGCGGCGCTTCTGATCGTCCTGTTCGCCGAACGCGGGAAGCTGTTCACCCGCCCACATCATGCCGCGTTGCGAGAACCGGAATTCGATCCCGTCCACTGA
- a CDS encoding glycerophosphodiester phosphodiesterase family protein, with protein MAAFRAAIAQGDGIECDVRLSRDGVAMVFHDAALSRMIGIEGLLSDHRAERLEHMRLADGGGIPRLETLLQACGQTVPLLIELKVTGRHVAPLCAAVARDLAKHPDALAAIMSFNPVAMRWFARHMPQTVRGLVVTEQDDAGWRGVARRGLALWAAKPDFIACDVRDLPSRFAARARARGLAVLTWTVRTKADHAAAARHADQIIFEVPRD; from the coding sequence ATGGCCGCTTTTCGCGCGGCCATTGCGCAAGGCGATGGCATCGAATGCGATGTCCGGCTGAGCCGGGATGGCGTCGCGATGGTCTTTCACGACGCCGCCCTCTCACGAATGATCGGTATCGAGGGGTTGCTGTCGGACCATCGGGCCGAACGCCTTGAGCATATGAGATTGGCGGACGGGGGCGGCATTCCACGGCTGGAGACGCTGTTGCAGGCATGCGGGCAAACGGTCCCGCTGCTGATTGAATTGAAGGTCACGGGCCGCCATGTCGCGCCCCTTTGTGCAGCGGTAGCCCGCGATCTGGCAAAGCATCCGGATGCTCTGGCCGCCATCATGTCTTTCAACCCCGTCGCGATGCGCTGGTTTGCCCGGCACATGCCGCAGACAGTGCGGGGCCTTGTGGTGACGGAGCAGGATGACGCAGGATGGCGGGGCGTTGCACGGCGCGGTCTTGCACTTTGGGCGGCGAAACCCGACTTTATCGCTTGTGATGTTCGTGACCTTCCTTCCCGTTTCGCAGCTCGGGCGCGTGCGCGCGGTCTGGCCGTGCTGACCTGGACGGTGCGCACGAAGGCCGATCATGCTGCGGCCGCCCGCCATGCGGACCAGATCATATTTGAGGTTCCGCGTGACTGA
- a CDS encoding GNAT family N-acetyltransferase, translating into MRTRSYLRFRVTECLVRVAGGVAELPRDQWDACAGTANPFMSWDFLAALERSGSVGPGTGWQPLPMLIDGANGQIAAAAPLYGKTHSQGEYVFDHGWADAWERAGGQYYPKIQLAAPFSPVPGPRLLLRDAGLAPALIAGIETLVERNGLSSAHATFIDPAQVPLFEAAGWLIREDSQFHWINRGYRDFDDFLSSLSSAKRKNIRKERARAVEGLEIVHLTGSDLKEAHWDAFWHFYQDTGSRKWGRPYLTRAFFSMLGENMADRVLLMLAQRHGRPIAGALNLIGEEALYGRYWGCAEDVPNLHFELCYYQAIDVAIALGLSRVEAGAQGGHKLARGYGPEPTYSAHFLPNASFRRAVAEFLAAERTGVQQDRIWLSERAPFRKQG; encoded by the coding sequence ATGCGGACCAGATCATATTTGAGGTTCCGCGTGACTGAATGCCTGGTGCGGGTCGCTGGCGGGGTTGCGGAACTGCCACGTGATCAGTGGGACGCCTGCGCCGGAACCGCCAACCCGTTCATGAGCTGGGATTTTCTGGCCGCGCTGGAACGATCGGGCAGCGTCGGCCCCGGAACCGGGTGGCAGCCCTTGCCGATGCTGATCGATGGTGCCAACGGACAGATTGCCGCCGCAGCGCCTCTTTACGGCAAGACGCATAGCCAGGGCGAATATGTGTTCGACCATGGCTGGGCCGACGCGTGGGAGCGCGCGGGGGGGCAATATTATCCCAAGATTCAGCTCGCTGCGCCCTTCTCCCCTGTGCCGGGGCCGCGATTGCTGCTGCGCGATGCCGGGCTGGCACCGGCGCTGATCGCGGGGATCGAGACTTTGGTGGAGCGCAACGGCCTGTCGTCCGCGCATGCAACCTTCATCGATCCAGCGCAGGTCCCGCTGTTCGAAGCGGCGGGTTGGCTGATCCGCGAAGACAGCCAGTTCCACTGGATCAATCGCGGCTATCGCGACTTCGACGATTTTCTGAGCAGCCTGTCGAGCGCCAAGCGCAAGAATATCCGCAAGGAACGCGCACGCGCGGTCGAGGGGCTGGAGATCGTTCACCTGACCGGCAGCGACCTCAAGGAAGCGCATTGGGACGCCTTTTGGCATTTTTACCAGGATACCGGATCGCGCAAATGGGGGCGGCCCTATCTGACGCGGGCCTTTTTCTCGATGCTGGGGGAAAATATGGCGGATCGGGTGCTGCTGATGCTGGCGCAGCGTCACGGCAGGCCGATTGCAGGGGCGCTCAACCTGATTGGTGAGGAGGCGCTCTATGGCCGCTATTGGGGTTGCGCCGAGGACGTGCCCAATCTGCATTTCGAGCTATGCTATTATCAGGCGATCGACGTCGCCATCGCGCTGGGGCTGTCCCGCGTCGAGGCCGGAGCCCAAGGGGGACATAAGCTGGCGCGAGGATATGGACCGGAGCCTACTTATTCAGCGCACTTCCTGCCCAACGCTTCGTTCCGCCGGGCCGTCGCTGAATTTCTCGCTGCCGAACGGACTGGCGTGCAACAGGACCGGATCTGGCTTAGCGAACGGGCGCCGTTCCGCAAGCAAGGCTGA